The window AAGTGCCCAGTGTACCGATAAGCGGGTAAACATGACAACGCCTGCTCTATTCGGGGCATTCCCTACCCCCGAGCACCTGGCAGCCAGCCATTTTGATGAGCTGTTTCCCTACATCAAAAGCATATCCTACCCCAACAATAAAACCAGGCACCTGCTGGGCATGGCCAAAATGCTGGTAGAGGAGTTTAACAGCGAGGTACCTGCCGATGTAAAGCTGCTGCAGAAATTACCGGGTGTTGGGCGTAAAACTGCCAATGTAATTGCTTCGGTGGTATACAACCAGCCCACCATGGCGGTAGATACCCACGTATTTCGGGTAAGCAAGCGGCTGGGGCTGGTAAACCAAAAAGCCAAAACACCCCTGGAGGTTGAAAATGAGCTGGTACGGCATATCCCCGAAAACCTGATTCCGCATGCACACCACTGGCTTATTTTACATGGCCGCTATGTATGTGTAGCACGTAGTCCCAAATGTAATATATGCCCCCTTACCCATTTTTGCCTGTATTTTGAGAAGAATGTTAAGCAATTATAGGCATGTGCGGCCTTAGCATGATCATAGCCTCCGAAGGGGCGCCGGCTGCAAACGCTGCACTGGAGGCTTCGCTGCAGCACATGCAGCTGCGGCAGCAGCATCGCGGGCCCGATAGTGGTGGTGAGCTTAGCTTTCCCTGGGGCAGCAGTACCCTGGTGCTGGGTAGCCGCCGGCTGCAGATCCTGGGTACTACACAAGAGGCAGATCAGCCCATGCACCGCAGCTGGGGCAGTAAAAGGGGCTGGTTAAGCTATAATGGTGAACTTTATAACTACACAGAGCTTCGCAACGAGCTGATTCAGCAAGGATGCACCTTTAGCAGCACTTCAGATACAGAGGTGGTGCTGTATGCCCTGCTGATCTGGGGAAAAGCAGTGCTAGAGAGACTAAATGGCATGTTTGCCCTGGTCTATTACGAAGCTAATGGCAACGAAGTGCCTTTCCTGCTCCTGGCCAGGGACCGCCGGGGCCAGAAGCCACTTTACTACACCCGGCAGCAGCACTACTGGCTGGCGGCATCGGAACTGCAGGGGCTCTTGGCAAGTGGCCTGGTAAAAAAGGAGCTTAACCAGCAACAGCTCATGCACTACCTGCACTATAAGTTTGCGGAGCGCCCCCAGACTTTTTTCAAGGATATTTATGAACTGGAGCCCGGCCACTACCTGCTCCTGAAGCCCGGCCATCAACAGCAGGAGGGCACCTTTGTGCCATCTGTAAAGCTGTTTTCAGCTGATGAGCTCGGGGAGGAAGAGGTACTGGAAAAAGTGGAGGAGCTCATGATTGATGCCCTGCTCAACCACCTGCAGTCCGATAAGCCCGTAGGCCTTTTTTTGAGCGGCGGGGTAGATTCAACCCTGATGCTGGCACTGCTGCGGGAACATGCAGCCTGGCAACTGCCCCTTTGCTTTACCCTGGGCAATAGGGCCGGCGATGCCTCCTGGGGCACCCAAGACTACCAGTGGGCCGAAAAAGCCGCAAAGCAGTATGAGGCATACCACCACCACCTGCTCCTGGATGCCGATACCGTGTTAAGCAGGTTTGAGGAGCTGGGCCAGCGGCAGGACCAGCCCATTGCCGATGGCGCCTGGATATCGAGCTGTTTGCTTAGCGAGCATGCCGCAGCAAAGGTAAAGGTGGTGCTAAGCGGTGCCGGTGCCGACGAGCTTTTTGCAGGCTATCACCGCCACAGCGCATTTGCCAAATATTTAGCGCACCAGGGCCTGATAAAATCTTTTCTGCCCCTGCTCAAAAGCGGCAGAAAGCTGTTGCCGGCAGGCAGAAATGTACCTGGCCGCAAGCAATGGCAGCTGATGAAAAAATTCGGAAAAAACTTAAGCGCCAATCCCTACCAGACTTTTGCCAATTTCACCAGCCTGTCCATCCTGGCCAATGGTACCGAAGCGGAAAGCATTTCAGGAGCAGATCCGCTGCAGTGGGCGCTGGATCGCGACCGACAGCAGTACCTAATAAGCGATTTGCTGGCCCTGAATGACAAATCTGGCATGCAGTGGGGGCTGGAAATGCGCATGCCTTACCTGGATGGCCCGCTTTCTGAATACATCAGCCGGCTGCCGGCTGCCTATCTGTTAAATGGAGGGAGAAAATGGATTCTGAAGTCTCTCCTGCAGAAGTATGGGGGTAAGACCTACACCCTGCGCTCCAAGGAGGGCTTCGGGTTGCCATTTGGCGCCTGGGTGCAGCAGGGAAAGACTGATTTTCTCTGGCAATGGCTGGAGCAGAAGGAGCACCCCCTGCACGAGCTGCTACCCCCCGCCATTACAAAAGAGCTGCTGCAGGCCCACCGGCAGGGCAAGGCAGATTACAGCCAGGAACTCATGGCGTTGGCCCTCTTATCCATCTGGATAGAGAAAAACTTTGGATGAGGGGTATTTAGTATATGGAATATCGACAACTCATTCCTTCAGTCATCAAATTACCTGCGGTTAAGTTAGCACATTGCAGCGGCAGATCATTAATTAGCACATAAGCACATTAAAAAATTAGCACATTAACATCCCATGCGTATTCTCTACCTCCATCAATATTTCAAAACACCTGAAGAAGGAGGGGCCATCCGCTCGTATTACCTTGGAGAGGCGATGGCTAAAAGAGGGCATGAGGTGGTGATGCTCACCAGCTGGAATGGGCACTATGTTAAAAAGGAATTTATTGCAGGTATGGAGGTACATTATCTGCCGGTGCCATACGATAACTCGATGGGCTTTGGCAGGCGCATTCAGGCGTTCGGGCAGTATTTATGGATGGCCAGGCAGCGCATCGATGAGCTGATGCCGGCAGATATCGTCTATGCAACCTCCAGCCCCCTCACCATTGGATTGCTGGCGCTGTACCTGCGCAGGCGTTATAAGCTGCCTTATTTTTTCGAAGTACGCGATCTATGGCCCGAAGCACCCATTCAGATGGGTGCGATCAGGAATACATTACTGATTAAGTCGCTTAGAGCGCTGGAAAAGCAGATATATCAGCAGGCAGAGGTGGTGGTGGCCTTATCTCCCGGCATTTGGGATGGCATTGAGAACCTGCATCCTGAAGCAAAGATACACATGGCTCCAAACATGGCCGACTGTGAATTTTTTACTCCCGTTCCCAAGCCTGCAGCACTGGTAGAACAGTGGGGACTGGAGGGCAGGTTTGTGATCAGTTATACCGGGGCAGCCGGAGCAACCAACCACCTGGAGTATCTTTTAGCGGTGGCATATGCCAGCCAGCAGGAAGCGCTACCCGTACATTTTATAGTTGCGGCGGCAGGCAGTGAGCTGGAGCGGCTTAAGCGGGAGGCCAGTGACCTCCGGAACCTAAGCTTTTTACCTTTTGGCGGCAAGGAACAGGTGCGGGAGTACCTGGCCGTAAGCGACGCCTCCTACACCTCCTTTGGTCCGCAGCCAATTTTGCAGACCAACAGCCCCAATAAGCTTTTTGATGCCCTGGCTGCAGGTAAACTTTGTGTGGTAAATACCAGGGGCTGGCTACAGCAGCTGGTAGAGGAGCGGCAGTGTGGTTTTTATGCCCCGGCAGATAATCCGGCAGCATTCATCACAAAGCTGCTTCCCTACCTGCAGGAGCCCCATTTACTGAAACAGGCCCATGTAAACGCACGCAACACCGCCGAAACCCTTTTTTCCCGCCGTGCTGTTACCGGGGGTATCATAGCGCTGCTGGAAGATCTGGCTTAACGCTGGTTGGCTGGGCGGTATTTCGCCTCATTGAAGATATAGCGGGCATCCTGCAGCTCCATCAGCTGCCGCAGGCTTAGGTCTTCCTTCTTTTCCATAAAAGAACGTACTATGCTCCAGCCTATCCAGTTACCAATGCGGCCCGGCGCTTTATCGCCTATTTCAAGCGTTTTTGGGCGTTCCTCCAGGTATTTCTTTTTGAGCACGTGGTTGGTTTCATACAGCAGTTCATTTTTCAGAAAATGATTCCAGATAATTCCCTGGTTGGCTTGTACCCCATCCATTTCTTCAGCAGTATAGCCAACAATCACACTGTCGGGTGCGGAAGGCAGCACAAAATCTACAAAGTGGTAAGATTTACCATAGTAGACCATTTCGGCCAGCATACTTTTGTCTTTCAGGTCAGTCTGGTTAAAGCGGGAGGAGATCAGCAGCATAACACCCGGCACTACATATTCCGGCGCGTAGCGGTGCAGAATATACTGTGGCAGCTCCTGTGGCCGGTAGGTAGCTTCAGGGCCCAAAAAGTAGTCCAGCCCTATAATGATCATATCCTCTGTCATGAACAGATCCGTACTAAAGCCACTTACTACGGTATAAATAACCGGTGGCTGAAATTCAGGATAATAATATTTAATGTATTTGAAGGCGGTTTCAAATTGCTCTTCCCAGGCCTTCAGGTCAGGGAATATTTGTTGTGACTCGCGGTATACAGTATCCAGGTGTGGGTCCTGTGAAAGTTGCCAGAGCTGATCTACAATAACTGAATCGCTGGGATATTCGTTAATCCTCAAAAAGTTTTGGGCGAATAATTCGTTTTCCTTTAAAAATGCCTTTATTTCGTCCCTCGATTTTGCTTCGAAGAGAGGTTGTTCCAGCCTGCGAATGCTTACGTCTAACTCAATATCAGAAACATTGGGTCTGTCTATAGCATCTTCGGATCCGTGTCCGCAGCCTATAAGCTGCAGGCAAAGCGGTATAAATATTAATAAACGATATAAACAGGTAAACTGATTGCTGTATGAAAAAGACATGTTTGTTTTTGCTGGGTTTGGCATTAGCGTTTGGCGCAGAAGCACAAAGTAAATTAGGAATAAAGTTATCTCCAACCCTTTCTTCCAACCGGATCAATTATGATGGGAATGATGCAGCTTTTTCATCCGATGGGGTAGGTGGCCGCTTTGTATTTGGTCCTATTTATGATCATTTCCTTACTGATAACTATTCTTTCAGTACTGGTTTACTGTATGCCCCTAAAAGAGTAGGTCTGGAAATTAGGCAGGGGGGTGTTACCAGAACGGAATCATACAGGCTGCAGTACTTACAGCTGCCGGTTACGCTTAAATTATTTACTAATGAGCTGGCCCTGGATACAAGATTGTTCTTTCAGCTGGGCGGTCTGATTGATATCAAGATTAATGAGAAAGCAGATGTTACCGGCACGCCCGTTGTAGATCGTTTTCAATTTTTTGATGTAGGCATCCATTTAGGTGCCGGTGTTGAGCATCGCCTGGGCTACAACACAATTTTGTTCGGTGGTTTCTTTTATAACCGTGGCTTGGTGAATGCAGCAGCCAAGGTGAATGGTTTAGGGGATAAGCTACGCATTAATAACGACCTGCTGGGCCTGGACCTTGGCGTTAAGTTCTAGTGTAAGTGTAGTAGCGTAAATATTTATGCGCAGTAGCTGCGCAAAAGCATCAGAAGCCGTTCGGGTGTACCGGGCGGTTTTTTTGTGCTTGTCCCAGTCTGATGCTGAAGGCTGTTTTAAAGCCGCGGCATGTGCTGTTGGGGGTTGTACGCCATGCTAAATGAGCAGCAGCCCTGCTGCTTCAGGGAAAATTAGCCGGACAGGCAATAAATAACATATGTGCTAAAAATCATGAAATGGTGCCATATTATATATACACTTCTTTATTTAGCCTTTATGAGCTGACAGGAAAAATAAGCTGAGCTTTGCTTGGCCCGAACAGCTGCTGTTTTTGCAGCTAAAAGTCAATAAATATGTAAAAAGCACCAAAAAGTTACATGAGGGTTTAGGGGTAATTGGAGTGCTCATGCAGTGAATTGGTATAAGCCGTAAACAAGAAAAGCCCGCTGAATCCATCAGCGGGCTTTTGTCTTCTACTCAAAATGATAGTGTAATAGCTTTTAGCTTATTTGCTTGGGTACTATCTCAATAACTTCATCTTTTCCATTCATGAACCGGAAATCGGTTACACCAAGAGAGGAGTCCTGCTCCAGGTTTACCCAGCGGTTGTACTTCATAAACCACTTCATCCGCTTGGAAATAATTCCATTGGTAAAGTAAGAATAGAGATACGGATGCAGGGCAAGCTTGATGCTGCGCTCGTTCTGGCGGGTCATGAGGAAGTCCAGATGGTTTTCAATTTCGTCAGATACCAGAATGGAAGCTGTTATTTTGCCTGTTCCATTACAGGTGGGGCATTTTTCTCGTGTAGCAATGTTCAGCTCAGGCCGTACCCGTTGCCGGGTAATTTGCATGAGGCCAAACTTGGTAAGCGGCAGTATGGTAAATTTAGAGCGGTCGTCTTTCATTTCGTCTTTAACCGCATCATAAACCTTGCGCTTATTATCGGGCTTACGCATATCGATAAAATCGACTACAATAATGCCACCCATATCGCGCAAACGTAGCTGCCGTGCTACTTCTTTTGCTGCCTGTAAATTAACCTGCAGGGCTGTGCTTTCCTGGTCTTCGGCGGAATTAGACTTGTTTCCGCTGTTAACATCAATCACGTGCAAGGCTTCGGTATGTTCAATAACGAGATAACCACCACCCTGAAGACTAACGGTTTGACCGAAAAGGCTTTTTAGCTGTTTTTCGATTCCGTATTGTTCAAAGGGTTTAACCTTACCATTGTGGAGTTTTACGATCTTTTGCTTGTCTGGCGCAATGGAGCGGATGTAATCCTTAATGTCAGAAAACATCTCCTCATCGTCGGTAATGATGGAATCAAAGCTTTCGTTAAGCACATCTCTGAGAATAGAGGAGGCGCGGTTCATTTCGCCAATAATCTTTTCCCTGGGTTTGGCAGTGCGCAATTTTTTGATTCCGTTCTCCCACTTGTTAACAAGTTCTTCAAGATCGCGGTCAAGCTGAGCAACTTCCTTGCCTTCTGCTACCGTGCGAATAATTACCCCAAACCCTTCAGGTCTGATGGAGGTAATCAGGCGCATGAGCCGCTGGCGCTCTTCAGAGTTGCCGATCTTTTTCGATACATTAATGCTATCAGAAAAAGGCACCAGAATAAGGTAACGGCCAGCTATAGAGAGTTCGCAGGAAAGGCGGGGGCCTTTGGTTGAGATTGGCTCTTTTACTACCTGTACCAGAATCTGCTGATTCTTGCTAAGTACCTGGCCGATCTTGCCGTGTTTGTCAATTTCAGGCTCCAGCTTAAAGCTTGCCAGTTTTCCATTTTGCGGACCACCCGCGAGTTTACCCTGCTGTACCAGCTTGGTAAACTTGTTTAATGACTGCACCCTCGGCCCCAAATCGAGGTAGTGCAGAAATCCGTCTTTTTCGTACCCAATGTCAATGAACGCTGCGTTGAGCCCCTGAGATACTTTACGTACCGTACCGAGATAAATATCACCTACGGTAAACCGACTTTCGTCGTGCTCCAGATGAAACTCAACAAGGCCTTTGTCTTTTAAGAGGGCTATACGGCTACCATCCTGAGTAGAATTGATTAACAGTTCGTAACTCAAGGTTATCGTATATTAAGTTAAACAAAAAAAGTACACCTCTCGCATACCCATGCAAGAGGTGAGAAGAGAGTAGCTCGTTAGTTACGCCCTTTCAAGAAGCGCCTTACTTCTTCTTGTGGCGATTCTTTCTTAGTCTTTTCTTGCGTTTGTGTGTCGCAATCTTATGTCTCTTTCTCTTTTTACCGCAAGGCATATCCGTTTTTTTTAGTTTGAACGATAATTTAATTTGCTTCTACAGTCGGCCCAAATAACTATCTACAGCGGCCTTTACTTCAGGGTCTGTTTCCAGCTTTTGCACAGCCAGCAAATGCTCCCGTGCTTTTGCATTCTGCCCCAGCTCAATATAACTTAGTGCCAGGTAAAAATGCCCTTCCTTGTGATCAGACGCTAGTTTCAGTAAAGCTTCAAAACGCTCTATCGCTTTGTCATACTGGCTGCTTTGAAAAGAAAGCACACCCATATGATAAAGCGCTTCGGTGTTATTTGGCTCACGCTCAAGCACCTGCCGCAGTAACATAATGCCCTGCATAGGGTTTTCAGTTACTACATAAGTAAGAGCCAGCCGTACCTGGGCGTCTGAACGTGCAGGCTCCTTTTCCAGCACCTTTTTAAGGTGGCCGGCTGCGCGCTCGCCATATAGGCGCTGCTGCGCAACATCAGGAGCCAGCTGAAACGCTTCATACCACAGGCTGCCTGCTCTAAAGCGGCGGTCAGTGGTAGGAACGGCTGTAACCGCTTTCTCTGCCCAATGGGCGGCACTGTCGTGCCATGCCCATTTAGACCAGTTAGCGGCCAATGAGTCGGCAAATATAGCAAATTTTTCTTTATCTGCTGTCTTTGAGGCGCTTTCTTTCAGAGATTGTAGCTTTTCGCGCACGGCAAGGGGCAGCTCCTGTCGCTGCCCGCTGTGAAGATGGCCATCTGCACTATGGTCATGGCCATCGTCTTCGCTATGTTCTTCTGCTTTAGCCGATTCTGCGGCAGAAATGCCTGCCGCAGGTGATTCTGAAGGGGGTACAGGACTGGTGGCAGCCAGTTTTTCACCGTCGCTTTTTACAACTGATTGCGGTAAAAGGTATATGCTAAAGGCTAATACCCCTGCTACTGCTACACCCGCCCATTGTTTTCCCGTCATTTTTTAGTTCTTTGCTCCTAATGAGATTAACCGTCCACTTCTTCGGTTAGTTTCATTTCGTCATTGAACTCTTTCACTTTATCGCTGCTTTTTACCTTGTCGATAAAGACTTTAGAAGGTTTGAAGCTAGGTACAAAGTGCTCATCAATTACCATAGCGGTATTCTGAGAGATGTTGCGCGCAATCTTGCGTGCTCTCTTCTTGTTGACAAAGCTGCCAAACCCACGTACGTAGATGTTATGGCCGCTAGCCATTGACTCTTTCACCACATCAAAGAATGCTTCAACAGTGGTTTGTACGTCGGCTTTGTCGATACCGGTCTGCTCAGCAATTTCTGCAATAATTTCAGCTTTCGTCACAGTTTTAGTATTTAAAGGTTTTAACGAACTTGCCGTTTCTCAAAAACGTCCACAAATCTATAAGGCCCTTCCCAATATAAAAACATAGGTTTAGAAAAAATATTACAGCGCCCTAAGTACTTATTACTTTGTTCTATCAGGATAACCATATAGAAAACAGCCACTTGGTTGCAGCCAAACTTATCGGCTGGTACCAGCAACACCACCGCGATTTGCCCTGGCGGCACAGTAACAATCCGTACCAGATCTGGCTCTCGGAAATCATCCTTCAGCAAACGCGTGTGCAGCAGGGACTGCCTTACTATCAGCGCTTTATAGCTGCTTTTCCTACTGTGCAGGAGCTGGCTGCAGCACCCGAGCAGGAGGTGCTCAGACTGTGGCAGGGGCTGGGGTATTACAACAGGGCGCGCAACCTCCATGCCTGTGCCCGGCAGGTAGTGGAGCAGCATGGTGGCCAGTTTCCACAATCGTACGAATCACTGCAAAAATTACCTGGTATTGGTAAATATACTGCGGCGGCAATTGTTTCTTTTGCCTTCAAAAAGGCAGTTCCGGTGGTAGATGGAAACGTTTACAGGGTTTTAGCAAGGCTGTATGGAGAAACTACCGATATTGCCAGGCCCGAAGCTTTCAAAACATTTTTTAAAATAGCTGAACAGCTCATCGATCACCAGCAGCCTGATATATTTAATCAGTCTATTATGGAATTTGGTGCGCTGCACTGCACTCCTCTTAAGCCGCTGTGCCTCTACTGCCCCCTGCAGCAGCAGTGCTGGGCATTTGCGCATAGCCAGCAGGAGGCACTGCCGGTAAAGAGTAAAAAAGCGGCTGTACGTTTCCGTTACTTTCATTACCTGGTGCTGGCATCAGCCGATGGTAAATTGCTGCTGCGCCCCCGCCCCGCCGGAGATATCTGGCAGGGCCTCTTTGATTTTTACTTAGTGGAAGCCGATGGGCTGCAGGAGGAGCCCGAAGCTTTGGAAGACCCTCTTATACAGGAAGTCATGCGGCTGCAGCCCGTATATGATGTATCTCCGGCCTACAGTCACCAGCTAACCCACCAGCGACTGCATGTGCGGTTTTTCCACTTTAACCTTAGCACCAGGCAGATAAAAAAACTGGCTATTCCTCCTGAATTTGCCCTGTTTTCTGCCTCTGAGGTGGATCAGATTCCAAAACCTGTGCTAATTCAAAACTATTTGAAAGATGTACGATTTTAAGTATATTGTATAAATATCTGTGTAAAAGCCGCAAGGTGTAAACTTTCTTTTAAGATTAATTTTTATGGCAGGAGTAAACAAAGTTATTTTGATAGGCAATTTGGGCAAAGACCCCGAAGTACGTGCTATGGACAGTGGCCGTAAGGTAGCCAACTTTCCGCTGGCAACAACAGAAACATATAAAGACCGCGACGGTAACAGGCAAGAGCAAACCGAATGGCACAATATTGTTTTCTGGGGGCCTATTGCAGATACTGTAGAGCGCTATCTTAAAAAAGGAAATTCGGTGTACATAGAAGGGCGCATTCGTACCCGCAGCTATCAGGATAAGGATAACCAAACCCGCTACATTACGGAAATCATGGGCCAGAACCTGACCATGCTGGGTGGCGGCGGCGGTCGTTCCGAAGGAAGCGGCGGCGGCGATTACGGCAGCGCCCAGAATACCGGAGGGCAGCAAAGCTCTGCCGGGCAAACTTCTTCACAGCCCCAGCCAACAAGCTTTAGCAGCAGCGGTGGCGATGAAGACGATTTGCCATTTTAAACTAATGGTTGAACGAAATTTTAGACTTTGAACAATACTTTAGATGACCCCTACCGGCCGGAGCCGGGAGAGCCTCCTTCGGGAAAACATGTGAATAACATTGCCGATAACGGTTCTGCCGGCTTCGGGCAAATGGGTGCTTATGCCGCTTTGCCCCTTCTGCTGCCCAATGTGCTGATGCAAGTTCCCCTGCAGGTTGCAGTATCGCCCTCAGATTGGTTATTTTACACCATCAGCGGTTTAGCCCTGGTTTTTCTGCTGCTAATGTCTGCCCTTATTTCCGGCTCCGAGGTGGCTTATTTTTCTTTTGATGGCGCAGATGTAGCCGAATGTCAGCGCAGTCCTGCCGCAGCCGATAAAAAGGTGCTTAAGTTGCTGGAAAAGCCCAGAAGCCTGCTGGCTACCATCCTCATTCTCAATAACTTTACCAACATTGCCATTGTAACACTTTCTACCTTTGTTACCTGGCGCATAGTAGGTGGCCGTACTACCGAGGGATTGGTGGTTACCCTGCTTACTTTTCTGGTTACAGTACTGATCGTGTTTTTTGGAGAGGTGGTGCCCAAGGTGTATGCTACCAGCAACAACTTAAGCTTTGCCCGCCGCATGTCTGGTTTTTTAAGTGGCGCCGAAACGTTTTTCAGGCCGCTAAGCTGGTTCCTGATCCGCTTTAGCAACATTATTGAAAAGCGCATAGTCCGCAAAAATTTTCAGATAACGGTAGATCATCTTAACCTTGCCCTGGATATTACCACAAGCCAGGGCACAACAGAAGAGGAAAAGGGCATCCTGAAAGGAATTGTAAACTTCGGAACCCTTACCGTAAAACAGGTGATGCGTTCCCGCCTTGACATTACCGCCTTCGACTATGAGTATGATTTCCATGAGCTCATGGATAAAGTAAATAAATCCGGATACTCACGCGTGCCGGTTTATGAGGAAACGGTAGATACCCTGAAAGGCGTGCTCTATGTAAAAGACCTGCTGCCTTACCTGCACGAAAATGAATATTTTAAGTGGCAGGATCTGCTGCGCCCGGTCTTCTATATTCCGGAAACAAAGAAAATAGACTCCCTGCTGAAAGATTTTCAGGAAAAGCGTATTCACCTGGCGATAGTGGTAGATGAGTATGGAGGTACCTCCGGTCTGATCACGCTCGAGGATATTATTGAAGAAATAGTAGGAGAGATCAATGATGAGTTCGATGAGGAGGATATTGCCTACAACAAGCTGGATGAAACCACTTACGTGTTTGAGGGTAAAACTTCCCTGAATGATTTTGCAAAGATCATATCCGTAGATCCTGCTATATTCGAGGTGATGAAGGGAGAAAGCGAATCCCTGGGCGGCCTCCTGCTGGAAATCAACAACAAGCTGCCCCGCGCTGGCGAAAAG of the Flammeovirgaceae bacterium 311 genome contains:
- a CDS encoding gliding motility-associated protein glde (COG1253 Hemolysins and related proteins containing CBS domains), whose protein sequence is MNNTLDDPYRPEPGEPPSGKHVNNIADNGSAGFGQMGAYAALPLLLPNVLMQVPLQVAVSPSDWLFYTISGLALVFLLLMSALISGSEVAYFSFDGADVAECQRSPAAADKKVLKLLEKPRSLLATILILNNFTNIAIVTLSTFVTWRIVGGRTTEGLVVTLLTFLVTVLIVFFGEVVPKVYATSNNLSFARRMSGFLSGAETFFRPLSWFLIRFSNIIEKRIVRKNFQITVDHLNLALDITTSQGTTEEEKGILKGIVNFGTLTVKQVMRSRLDITAFDYEYDFHELMDKVNKSGYSRVPVYEETVDTLKGVLYVKDLLPYLHENEYFKWQDLLRPVFYIPETKKIDSLLKDFQEKRIHLAIVVDEYGGTSGLITLEDIIEEIVGEINDEFDEEDIAYNKLDETTYVFEGKTSLNDFAKIISVDPAIFEVMKGESESLGGLLLEINNKLPRAGEKIYFERFVFTVVSVDMKRIKRVRVLIKPVVNEVKPVRGVRASS